Proteins from one Telopea speciosissima isolate NSW1024214 ecotype Mountain lineage chromosome 1, Tspe_v1, whole genome shotgun sequence genomic window:
- the LOC122661738 gene encoding histone-lysine N-methyltransferase, H3 lysine-9 specific SUVH6-like, producing MVNFRKENDKALSGGGGCGGGGDGGGVGGGGGGGAEQEMLSVFKQTGRLKSTPSVALHAVMEAMMMNPSACSIFAIELVDMSTSIEPQTRGGLVLQSPGDPTPLVTLELSMSSDQPQPFVDVLKAADERLLTYCPCREISATEAFPPGFGRNAQRISADEISATRAFPPGCGRNAHRISTDKHLNSVSSEKGNSVGCERTILEHRPSEKTVRNEANHAGKEVQDGYACRHSLVGASNCPCKQGKQVTIYNSSGTIGINAKKHKLMEMGKSVSASSEKKHKTENSGGLITEKKVPPKGKVAYLDPGQLFAMYKDDNAWHDTEDENVINGCKANVSHNTDIKALNLFRNILKEEGKMSKERGNSTHRIDLLAYECLKKTHMWVNPGTAILGSIPGVTVGDKFQYRVELLIVGLHRPLESGIDYLKKGGKIIATSIVASGGYDNDTSDPDVLVYSGQGSKSRKGDKRPKDQKLKGGNLALKNSIGEKIFVRIVSRGTIISDYVYNGFYLVEQYWAKRGDYGNLIFKFQLRRVADQLKLHSRKN from the exons ATGGTTAATTTTAGAAAGGAAAAtgacaaggccctctcag GCGGCGGCGGCTgcggtggtggcggtgatggAGGCGGCgtgggtggtggcggtggtggtggtgctg AACAAGAGATGCTCAGCGTGTTCAAGCAAACTGGAAGATTGAAATCAACACCTTCTGTTGCTCTTCACGCGGTAATGGAAGCTATGATGATGAACCCATCTGCTTGTTCGATCTTTGCG ATTGAGTTAGTTGACATGTCCACAAGCATTGAACCCCAAACCAGGGGTGGACTGGTACTGCAGTCGCCAGGAGATCCCACTCCTCTAGTCACCTTAGAACTGTCAATGAGTTCAGATCAACCTCAACCGTTCGTTGATGTTTTGAAAGCAGCAGATGAGAGATTGCTTACATATTGCCCCTGTAGAGAAATCTCAGCCACCGAAGCATTTCCTCCAGGTTTTGGACGAAATGCTCAACGTATTAGTGCAGAC GAAATCTCAGCCACCAGAGCATTTCCTCCAGGTTGTGGAAGAAATGCTCACCGTATTAGCACCGACAAGCACCTGAACTCTGTTTCTTCTGAAAAAGGCAATAGCGTTGGCTGTGAAAGAACCATTTTGGAGCATAGGCCTTCTGAGAAGACAGTCAGGAATGAAGCCAATCATGCTGGAAAGGAAGTTCAGGATGGATATGCCTGCAGGCATTCTCTAGTGGGTGCTTCAAACTGTCCCTGCAAACAAGGAAAACAGGTCACTATATATAACTCGAGTGGTACAATTGGAATAAATGCAAAGAAGCATAAACTCATGGAGATGGGAAAGTCTGTATCTGCTTCGAgtgaaaagaaacataaaacagAGAATTCAGGAGGATTAATTACAGAGAAGAAAGTGCCTCCTAAAGGAAAGGTTGCTTACTTAGATCCGGGTCAACTTTTTGCCATGTATAAGGATGATAATGCATGGCATGATACTGAAGATGAAAATGTAATTAATGGCTGCAAAGCAAATGTTTCGCACAACACAGACATTAAGGCTCTCAATCTGTTTAGGAATATTTTGAAGGAAGAGGGGAAAATGTCAAAGGAGCGAGGAAATTCAACCCACCGGATTGATTTGCTAGCATATGAGTGTCTAAAGAAAACACATATGTGGGTTAACCCTGGGACAGCAATCTTGGGTTCCATCCCAGGGGTTACAGTTGGTGATAAATTCCAGTACAGAGTGGAGCTCTTAATTGTTGGTCTTCATCGCCCCTTAGAGTCTGGCATAGACTACTTAAAGAAAGGAGGAAAAATTATTGCCACAAGTATTGTTGCATCTGGGGGTTATGACAATGACACGTCTGATCCTGATGTCTTGGTTTATAGTGGTCAGGGCAGCAagtcaaggaaaggagataagCGACccaaggatcaaaagctcaaaggAGGAAACCTTGCACTTAAGAACAGCATTGGTgaaaaaatttttgtaaggattGTTAGTCGGGGAACGATAATTTCAGATTATGTCTACAATGGGTTTTACTTGGTGGAGCAATATTGGGCAAAAAGAGGGGATTATGGGAATCTAATCTTTAAATTTCAGTTGAGAAGAGTTGCAGATCAGTTGAAGCTTCATTCAAGGAAGAATTAA
- the LOC122661824 gene encoding YDG domain-containing protein At5g47150-like, producing MSTSLEPQTKSGLVLPSPRDPAPPVTLELSMTSDQPHVLKATDESVLKYFPQREISAARTFPQREIFATRIFSPACGRNAQRISTDEHLKFVSSENGNSVGCERTISELMPSEKTVKSEANHAGEKHKLAVGKSISPLNEKKHKTENLGGLTTKNRVPPKGKVVYLDPAQLVTRHTDDNGCKTIVSHDRVIEALNLFRNFLKEERKKSKERGSSTNWINMLAYERLKKTHMWVNPGIAILGSIPGFEVGDKFQYRVELSIVGLHRPFESGIDYLKKGGKIIATSIVASGGYDNDSSSPDVLVYSGQGSKPNKGDKRPKDQKLEGGNLALKNSIDEKNVVRVIFGSKELQDFDSIYARGKKVSYFVYNGIYMVEKYWPETGESGTSIFKFQLRRVSGS from the coding sequence ATGTCCACAAGCTTAGAACCTCAAACCAAGAGTGGTTTGGTACTGCCGTCACCAAGAGATCCAGCTCCTCCAGTCACCTTGGAACTGTCAATGACTTCAGATCAACCTCATGTTTTGAAAGCAACAGATGAGAGCGTGCTTAAGTATTTCCCTCAGAGAGAAATCTCTGCCGCCAGAACATTTCCCCAGAGAGAAATCTTTGCCACCAGAATATTTTCTCCAGCCTGTGGAAGAAATGCTCAACGTATTAGCACAGATGAGCACCTGAAATTTGTTTCTTCTGAAAACGGCAATAGTGTTGGCTGTGAAAGAACGATTTCGGAGCTGATGCCTTCTGAGAAGACAGTCAAGAGTGAAGCCAATCATGCTGGAGAGAAGCATAAACTGGCGGTGGGAAAGTCTATTTCTCCTTTGAatgaaaagaaacataaaacagaaaatttggGAGGATTAACTACAAAGAACAGAGTGCCTCCTAAGGGAAAGGTTGTTTACCTAGATCCAGCCCAACTTGTTACCAGGCATACGGATGATAATGGCTGCAAAACAATTGTTTCACATGACAGAGTCATTGAGGCCCTCAATCTGTTCAGGAATTttttaaaggaagaaagaaaaaagtcGAAGGAGCGAGGAAGTTCAACCAATTGGATTAATATGCTAGCCTATGAGCGTCTAAAGAAAACACATATGTGGGTTAACCCTGGGATAGCAATCTTGGGTTCCATCCCTGGGTTTGAAGTTGGTGATAAATTCCAGTACAGAGTGGAGCTCTCAATTGTTGGCCTCCATCGCCCCTTCGAGTCTGGCATTGATTACTTAAAGAAAGGTGGAAAAATTATTGCCACAAGTATTGTTGCGTCTGGGGGTTATGATAATGACTCGTCTAGTCCTGATGTCTTGGTTTATAGCGGTCAAGGCAGCAAGCCAAACAAAGGAGATAAACGACCCAAGGATCAAAAGCTCGAGGGAGGAAATCTTGCACTTAAAAACAGCATTGATGAAAAAAATGTTGTAAGGGTTATCTTTGGATCGAAAGAATTGCAAGACTTTGATTCCATCTATGCTCGGGGAAAGAAAGTTTCGTATTTTGTCTACAATGGGATTTACATGGTGGAGAAATATTGGCCGGAAACAGGCGAATCTGGGACTTCCATCTTTAAGTTTCAGTTGAGAAGAGTATCAGGAAGTTGA